The proteins below are encoded in one region of Helicoverpa armigera isolate CAAS_96S chromosome 11, ASM3070526v1, whole genome shotgun sequence:
- the LOC110372016 gene encoding uncharacterized protein LOC110372016 — protein sequence MAAEIQLINQIEQYEFLYNFNLPQYNRKDMVEEAWASIAANTNMSISDCKEKWRNIRSSFLRSMKPSGIKVKKPYYLTEYLKFILPFLKPTTTGIEGADDSQYGSPQNSNDDEVVSFIKVEPDDGDADDTTENNGDNGILNDFLTSRSPVVRKRRRFIPTRKNCSDPLRIKSKPMASAFQRNFTAQPDLSSSINSPMKMFLMSLVPELETMTEDQIRLFKIKSMMLIDEIKVNYAQVRQTASTVNNERLQKRLINLLLKNLQRATKDNGKTK from the exons ATGGCAGCGGAAATACAATTGATCAATCAGATAGAACAGTATGAGTTTCTGTATAACTTCAATCTGCCGCAGTACAACAGGAAGGATATGGTGGAGGAAGCTTGGGCCAGCATTGCAGCTAACACCAATATGTCAA TAAGCGATTGCAAAGAAAAATGGCGGAATATAAGATCATCTTTCTTGAGGAGCATGAAACCGAGCGGCATCAAAGTAAAGAAACCTTACTACTTAACAGAATACTTGAAGTTTATACTACCATTTCTAAAACCAACAACTACCGGCATAGAAGGCGCTGATGACAGTCAATACGGATCACCACAAAACTCGAATGACGACGAGGTTGTAAGCTTTATAAAAGTGGAGCCTGATGATGGTGATGCTGATGACACAACAGAGAACAATGGCGACAATGGAATACTCAATGACTTTTTGACTTCAAGATCGCCTGTTGTTCGCAAGAGACGTAGATTCATCCCCACAAGGAAGAACTGTAGCGACCCTTTACGAATCAAAAGCAAACCTATGGCGTCAGCATTCCAAAGAAATTTCACCGCTCAACCAGACTTATCTAGCAGCATTAACAGTCCCATGAAAATGTTCCTAATGAGCTTAGTACCGGAATTAGAAACGATGACTGAAGACCAAATTAGActgttcaaaattaaatctatGATGTTAATAGACGAAATTAAGGTCAATTACGCTCAAGTGAGGCAGACTGCTTCGACGGTAAATAATGAAAGGTTACAAAAACGGCTGATCAACCTCCTTTTAAAGAATTTGCAGAGAGCAACCAAAGACAATGGGAAGACGAAAtag